In one window of bacterium DNA:
- a CDS encoding type II toxin-antitoxin system HicB family antitoxin — MQQNTYTAVMKQDGDWWIGWIEEVPGVNCQERTKEELLKSLRVTLKEALDFNREDALRTAESNYQATFPFSLTYT, encoded by the coding sequence ATGCAACAAAACACGTACACTGCAGTGATGAAGCAGGACGGAGATTGGTGGATAGGATGGATTGAAGAAGTGCCGGGAGTGAATTGCCAGGAGCGAACGAAAGAAGAACTACTGAAAAGCCTACGAGTAACTTTGAAGGAAGCACTCGATTTCAATCGTGAAGACGCTCTTCGTACTGCTGAGTCAAACTATCAAGCTACTTTTCCATTTTCCCTTACTTACACCTGA
- a CDS encoding DUF4139 domain-containing protein, which translates to MKIKFFIALLLIGFLAFSEEEGIISSTQLDQRGVMVTIYNVNLGLIKDQREIELPRGRGRLKFMDVASLIIPTSVHIKSLEDPDSLAILEQNYEYDLLSPSKLLDKYVGCEVRLYQKNPYTEREEMTTATLLSNQGGMPIFKIGDAITFNHPGRIIFPKVPENLISKPTLIWLFENSLSTTQKIEVSYLTNGINWQSDYVVTLNDKDDKADLKSWVTIDNKSGATYKDAHLKLVAGDVHRIKERGYEIKMGRLAKAMVEEKQFKEEAFFEYHIYTLQRKATIKDNQTKQISLVDAFNIPVKKEFLFQGAENYYYSLCREPMSNQKIGVFIEIENKKENNLGISLPQGTVRVYKEDREENLQFIGEDSIDHTPKDEKIRIKLGDAFDIVGTRKQMDWKKIAYDTYEASFEISIRNHKEEDVVVRVIEPIPGEWEMLSSSLKYTKTEAHTAEFNLPVPKDKEVKLIYRVRMRF; encoded by the coding sequence ATGAAAATAAAATTTTTTATTGCTCTGCTTCTGATTGGCTTTTTAGCATTTAGTGAAGAAGAAGGGATTATTTCATCTACTCAACTAGATCAAAGAGGGGTTATGGTAACCATCTACAATGTTAATCTTGGGCTTATAAAAGACCAGAGAGAAATTGAACTTCCAAGAGGAAGGGGAAGGCTGAAATTTATGGATGTAGCCTCTTTGATAATCCCTACAAGCGTTCATATAAAGTCCCTTGAAGACCCAGATAGCCTTGCTATCCTTGAACAGAACTATGAGTATGACCTCTTAAGCCCAAGCAAACTACTTGATAAATATGTTGGTTGTGAGGTAAGGCTATACCAGAAAAATCCATATACGGAGAGGGAAGAAATGACAACCGCTACACTCTTGTCTAACCAGGGAGGAATGCCAATATTTAAGATTGGTGATGCTATAACCTTTAACCACCCAGGAAGGATAATATTCCCCAAAGTCCCAGAAAACCTTATTTCCAAACCAACCCTTATATGGCTCTTTGAAAATAGCCTTTCAACCACCCAAAAGATTGAGGTATCTTATCTTACCAACGGAATAAACTGGCAATCTGATTATGTTGTAACATTAAACGATAAGGATGACAAAGCAGACCTTAAAAGCTGGGTTACCATTGATAATAAAAGCGGCGCGACCTATAAGGATGCGCATTTAAAACTTGTGGCAGGGGATGTGCATAGAATCAAAGAGCGTGGGTATGAAATAAAGATGGGACGGCTAGCAAAGGCTATGGTGGAAGAAAAGCAATTTAAAGAGGAGGCATTCTTTGAGTATCACATATATACCCTCCAAAGAAAAGCGACAATTAAAGATAATCAAACAAAACAAATAAGCCTGGTAGATGCCTTTAATATCCCGGTTAAAAAAGAATTTCTCTTTCAAGGGGCAGAGAATTATTATTACAGCTTGTGTAGGGAGCCAATGTCAAACCAGAAGATTGGAGTGTTTATAGAGATAGAGAACAAAAAGGAGAATAATCTGGGCATTTCACTTCCCCAAGGAACGGTTAGGGTCTATAAAGAAGATAGGGAGGAAAACCTCCAGTTTATCGGAGAGGATTCAATAGACCATACCCCAAAGGATGAGAAAATAAGAATAAAACTAGGGGATGCCTTTGATATAGTAGGAACAAGGAAGCAGATGGATTGGAAAAAAATAGCTTATGATACATACGAGGCATCTTTTGAAATATCAATTAGAAACCATAAGGAAGAGGATGTGGTAGTAAGGGTTATTGAGCCAATTCC